One Microbacterium sp. No. 7 genomic window carries:
- a CDS encoding alpha/beta hydrolase, producing MAIDEATAGFLAQMAAQGGPPLHELAPADARQMIAMLTQLSGPGPDVASVSDHTLSTPDGGSFAIRVLTPELPKAVVVYYHGGGWVLGDIPQVDNLGRQLALRTDSTVVLVDYRLAPEHRYPIAVEDAWQALTWVEENLDSIAGGTVPIIVAGDSAGGNLAAIVAQRSRDRSGPPVALQVLIYPVTDADLNTPSYLAAENQLMLSKDSMIWFWDHYADESRRAEPDASPLRATDLSGLPPAVVLIAEHDVLRSEGEAYAEALESAGVSVRQRLFEGQMHGFFTMVNILPGAAAGLDYVADAINASIAPQSANL from the coding sequence ATGGCAATCGACGAGGCAACGGCCGGATTCCTGGCCCAGATGGCCGCGCAGGGCGGCCCGCCCCTGCACGAGCTCGCACCCGCTGACGCACGTCAGATGATCGCGATGCTGACTCAGCTCTCGGGCCCGGGTCCCGACGTGGCGTCCGTCTCGGACCACACGCTGAGCACCCCGGACGGGGGCTCGTTCGCGATCCGGGTGCTCACACCGGAGCTCCCCAAGGCGGTCGTCGTCTACTACCACGGTGGCGGCTGGGTCCTCGGTGACATTCCGCAGGTCGACAACCTGGGCCGGCAGCTGGCCTTGCGCACGGACTCCACCGTCGTCCTGGTGGACTACCGGCTGGCGCCCGAGCACCGATACCCGATCGCGGTGGAGGACGCCTGGCAGGCGCTCACCTGGGTCGAGGAGAACCTCGACTCGATCGCCGGCGGGACGGTGCCGATCATCGTCGCGGGCGACTCGGCGGGGGGCAATCTGGCAGCGATCGTGGCCCAGCGTTCTCGCGACCGGTCGGGCCCGCCCGTCGCCCTGCAAGTGCTCATCTATCCGGTCACCGACGCCGACCTGAACACGCCCTCGTACCTGGCCGCCGAGAACCAGCTCATGCTGTCCAAAGACTCGATGATCTGGTTCTGGGACCACTACGCCGATGAGAGTCGTCGAGCTGAGCCGGACGCCTCGCCGCTGCGAGCAACGGATCTGTCCGGTCTGCCGCCGGCAGTGGTGCTGATCGCTGAGCACGACGTGCTGCGCAGCGAGGGCGAAGCCTACGCCGAGGCACTGGAGTCGGCGGGAGTCTCGGTCCGGCAGCGACTCTTCGAGGGTCAGATGCACGGCTTCTTCACGATGGTCAACATCCTCCCCGGCGCCGCCGCGGGATTGGACTACGTCGCTGACGCCATCAACGCGTCGATCGCCCCGCAGTCCGCAAACCTCTGA
- the ppgK gene encoding polyphosphate--glucose phosphotransferase, whose product MTNATRAVGVDIGGTGIKGALVDLESGQLLTKRIKVPTPKGAEPDDVLAAVKIVLETIGVTDDDVPLGVAFPAIVKRGRTMSAANVAKTWIGFDAETFFEEGLGREIHFANDADVAGVAEQRYGAARDVEGLVMLTTLGTGIGTALLHDGRLIPNCELGHLEKSGLEGDAERWAAYSAMEREELSFADWAPRLQWYYSHLEFLLSPDLFIVGGGVSKHADKFLPLLDLKTPIVPAVHRNNAGIIGAAALSAS is encoded by the coding sequence ATGACGAACGCAACGCGCGCCGTGGGTGTGGACATCGGTGGGACGGGCATCAAGGGAGCCCTGGTCGATCTCGAGTCGGGACAGCTCCTGACGAAGCGGATCAAAGTGCCGACGCCGAAGGGCGCCGAGCCCGACGACGTGCTCGCCGCGGTCAAGATCGTGCTCGAGACGATCGGCGTGACCGACGACGACGTCCCGCTCGGCGTGGCCTTCCCGGCGATCGTCAAGCGCGGTCGCACGATGTCGGCGGCGAACGTCGCGAAGACCTGGATCGGCTTCGACGCCGAGACGTTCTTCGAGGAGGGACTGGGCCGCGAGATCCACTTCGCCAACGACGCCGACGTCGCCGGCGTCGCCGAGCAGCGCTACGGCGCCGCGCGCGACGTCGAGGGGCTCGTCATGCTGACGACGCTCGGCACCGGCATCGGCACCGCGCTGCTCCACGACGGCCGGCTGATCCCCAACTGCGAGCTGGGCCACCTGGAGAAGAGCGGCCTCGAGGGCGACGCGGAGCGCTGGGCGGCCTATTCGGCGATGGAGCGCGAGGAGCTGTCGTTCGCCGACTGGGCGCCGCGCCTGCAGTGGTACTACTCGCACCTGGAGTTCCTGCTCAGCCCCGACCTGTTCATCGTCGGCGGCGGCGTGTCCAAGCACGCCGACAAGTTCCTTCCGCTGCTCGACCTGAAGACGCCGATCGTGCCGGCGGTGCACCGCAACAACGCCGGCATCATCGGCGCCGCGGCGCTCTCGGCCTCGTGA
- a CDS encoding diacylglycerol/lipid kinase family protein translates to MSTRTIGIVWNPSKLDGDGLRAVVDDVFGADADVRWWETSEDDPGAGMAAEAVAGGCALVLAVGGDGTVRAVAESLAGSDAELAIVPQGTGNLLARNLGVPLGDLRAALERARDGDARPIDLGWVSYDGDEGTIERAFAVMIGFGLDAHMLVQTDDDLKEKAGWLAYVEALGRAVSATDLVPLTLAVDGGEPREVEAHTVLVGNCGTIQGGLAILPAAEVDDGLLDVLVVTSDGVVQWLDTVRSVVWDNGIKRLFGGRDEAVSTDSTEHLSTTSIDVVLSAPQPFEIDGEEVGEISAFRARVQPGALRVR, encoded by the coding sequence ATGAGCACGCGGACCATCGGCATCGTCTGGAACCCCTCGAAGCTCGACGGCGACGGCCTGCGGGCCGTCGTCGACGACGTGTTCGGCGCGGACGCCGACGTGCGCTGGTGGGAGACGAGCGAGGACGACCCGGGCGCGGGGATGGCTGCCGAGGCCGTCGCCGGGGGCTGCGCGCTCGTGCTCGCCGTCGGCGGGGACGGCACCGTGCGTGCGGTCGCGGAGTCGCTCGCCGGCTCCGACGCCGAGCTCGCGATCGTGCCCCAGGGCACGGGCAACCTGCTCGCCCGCAACCTGGGCGTGCCGCTCGGCGACCTCCGCGCCGCACTGGAACGCGCCCGCGACGGGGACGCGCGTCCGATCGACCTGGGCTGGGTGTCGTACGACGGCGACGAGGGCACGATCGAGCGTGCGTTCGCCGTCATGATCGGGTTCGGGCTCGACGCGCACATGCTGGTGCAGACCGACGACGACCTGAAGGAGAAGGCCGGATGGCTCGCCTACGTCGAGGCCCTCGGACGGGCCGTGTCCGCGACCGATCTCGTGCCCCTGACGCTCGCCGTCGACGGGGGCGAGCCGCGTGAGGTCGAGGCGCACACGGTGCTGGTCGGCAACTGCGGCACGATCCAGGGCGGGCTCGCGATCCTGCCCGCGGCCGAGGTCGACGACGGCCTGCTCGACGTGCTCGTCGTGACCTCCGACGGCGTCGTACAGTGGCTCGACACGGTGCGCTCGGTCGTCTGGGACAACGGCATCAAGCGGCTCTTCGGCGGTCGTGACGAGGCCGTCAGCACCGACTCGACAGAGCATCTGTCGACCACGTCGATCGACGTCGTCCTCAGCGCGCCGCAGCCCTTCGAGATCGACGGCGAGGAGGTCGGCGAGATCTCGGCGTTCCGGGCCCGCGTCCAGCCCGGCGCGCTGCGCGTGCGCTGA
- a CDS encoding alpha/beta hydrolase: MTYRLDPELVPWISMLPQVSLHDIAAARRELAASLGAFRSAPPTGDVRVEDRFIPGPIGARDIRARIYTPADLPGPLPGMLYLHSGGFVLGSIDYEDHAISTIADGAGAVVVAVDYRLAPENPYPAGMEDCYAALIWMAENAALLDMDPDRIGVGGASAGGGLAAGVALLSRDRNGPRLCLQYLDAPELDDRMTTPSMTAYTDTPVWTRLHTQLSWEAYLAGADADGYAAPARMADLSGLPPAYIGVCQFDPLRDEAIDYAQRLAQSGTPTELHLYPGAFHGSWLVTEAAVSRRMVDDTVQRIRALLNQPTAHS, translated from the coding sequence ATGACGTATCGCCTGGATCCAGAACTGGTGCCTTGGATCTCAATGCTGCCGCAGGTGAGCCTTCACGACATCGCCGCCGCCAGGCGAGAGCTGGCCGCGTCGCTGGGCGCGTTTCGCAGTGCGCCACCGACCGGCGACGTGCGCGTCGAGGATCGGTTCATTCCCGGTCCCATCGGTGCTCGGGACATCCGCGCCCGCATCTACACGCCGGCAGACCTTCCCGGTCCGCTCCCTGGCATGCTCTACCTCCACAGCGGCGGCTTCGTGCTCGGCAGCATCGACTATGAGGACCACGCCATCTCGACCATCGCCGACGGGGCGGGCGCGGTGGTGGTGGCCGTCGACTACCGGCTGGCGCCCGAGAACCCGTATCCGGCCGGGATGGAGGACTGCTATGCGGCCTTGATCTGGATGGCCGAGAACGCCGCTCTGCTCGACATGGACCCCGACCGGATCGGGGTCGGCGGCGCCAGCGCCGGCGGCGGACTCGCGGCGGGAGTCGCGCTGCTGAGCCGGGACCGCAACGGGCCGCGGCTGTGCCTGCAGTACCTGGACGCCCCCGAGCTGGACGACCGTATGACGACCCCCTCGATGACCGCCTACACCGACACGCCGGTCTGGACCCGGCTCCACACGCAGCTCTCCTGGGAGGCCTATCTGGCGGGCGCGGATGCTGACGGCTACGCCGCGCCCGCCCGGATGGCAGACCTGTCCGGGCTTCCGCCCGCCTACATCGGCGTGTGCCAGTTCGATCCACTGCGCGATGAGGCGATCGACTACGCGCAACGCCTGGCCCAGTCCGGCACTCCCACCGAGCTGCACCTGTACCCGGGGGCGTTCCACGGCTCCTGGCTCGTCACGGAGGCCGCAGTCTCCCGACGGATGGTCGACGACACCGTCCAACGGATTCGGGCACTGCTGAACCAGCCCACCGCGCACTCGTAG
- the glnA gene encoding type I glutamate--ammonia ligase has protein sequence MDKQRDFVLRMIEERGVKFVRLWFTDVIGTLKSVAIAPAEVEGAFAEGLGFDGSAIEGLTRSYESDLLAHPDPTTFQTLPWRGEVDPTARMFCDITTPDGQPAVADPRNVLKRSLARAAEAGFTFYTHPEIEFYLLKSSSYGPDGPEPVDSAGYFDNVPGGTAHDFRRRSVRMLEDLGISVEYSHHEGGPGQNEIDLRYADALATADNIMTFRTVVKEVAIEQGVYATFMPKPISGQPGSGMHTHMSLFEGDTNAFYQEGAQYQLSQTGRQFIAGLLRHANEVAAVTNQFVNSYKRLWGGDEAPSFICWGHNNRSALVRVPMYKPGKGQSVRVEYRALDSAANPYLAFALLLAAGLKGIEEGYELPPEAEDNVWSLTESERRALGYKPLPASLDQALAAMEESELVAETLGEQVFNYVLLNKRREWQEYRAQVTPFELKSNLEML, from the coding sequence ATGGACAAGCAGCGTGATTTCGTCCTGCGAATGATCGAGGAGCGAGGCGTGAAGTTCGTGCGCCTCTGGTTCACGGATGTCATCGGCACCCTGAAATCCGTCGCGATCGCGCCGGCCGAGGTCGAGGGGGCGTTCGCCGAGGGGCTGGGCTTCGACGGCTCCGCCATCGAGGGCCTCACGCGCTCGTACGAGTCCGACCTGCTCGCGCACCCCGACCCGACGACGTTCCAGACGCTGCCGTGGCGCGGCGAGGTCGACCCGACCGCCCGCATGTTCTGCGACATCACGACGCCCGACGGGCAGCCCGCGGTCGCCGATCCGCGCAACGTGCTCAAGCGCAGCCTCGCGCGCGCGGCCGAGGCGGGCTTCACGTTCTACACGCATCCCGAGATCGAGTTCTACCTGCTGAAGTCGTCGTCGTACGGCCCCGACGGCCCGGAGCCGGTCGACTCGGCCGGCTACTTCGACAACGTGCCGGGCGGCACGGCGCACGACTTCCGCCGGCGCTCGGTGCGCATGCTCGAAGATCTCGGCATCTCCGTCGAGTACAGCCACCACGAGGGCGGCCCGGGGCAGAACGAGATCGACCTGCGCTACGCCGACGCCCTCGCGACCGCGGACAACATCATGACCTTCCGCACGGTCGTCAAGGAGGTCGCGATCGAGCAGGGCGTCTACGCGACGTTCATGCCCAAGCCGATCAGCGGCCAGCCGGGCAGCGGCATGCACACGCACATGTCGCTGTTCGAGGGCGACACGAACGCGTTCTACCAGGAGGGCGCGCAGTACCAGCTCTCGCAGACCGGCCGGCAGTTCATCGCGGGCCTGCTCCGCCACGCCAACGAGGTCGCCGCCGTGACGAACCAGTTCGTCAACTCCTACAAGCGGCTCTGGGGCGGCGACGAGGCGCCGAGCTTCATCTGCTGGGGTCACAACAACCGTTCCGCCCTCGTGCGCGTGCCGATGTACAAGCCGGGCAAGGGGCAGTCGGTGCGCGTCGAGTACCGTGCGCTCGACTCGGCGGCCAACCCGTATCTCGCGTTCGCCCTGCTGCTGGCGGCCGGTCTCAAGGGCATCGAGGAGGGGTACGAGCTGCCCCCCGAGGCGGAGGACAACGTCTGGTCGCTGACGGAGTCGGAGCGGCGCGCGCTCGGCTACAAGCCGCTGCCGGCGAGCCTCGACCAGGCTCTCGCAGCGATGGAGGAGTCGGAGCTGGTCGCCGAGACGCTCGGCGAGCAGGTCTTCAACTACGTGCTCCTGAACAAGCGCCGCGAGTGGCAGGAGTACCGTGCTCAGGTCACCCCGTTCGAGCTGAAGAGCAACCTGGAGATGCTCTGA
- a CDS encoding helix-turn-helix domain-containing protein, which translates to MYNLLLRLSALDADAASALRVIGFFDALIAQQADVATVLRHTAELAEAPAGIRTADGILSQIAEPGGLLRAGDPPPDAALHRLATGDELWLDRAGAPLPLDELVIERFGLAVTAALGRSREHQIAESDPETLVQQALRPGLPDADRHRLVRRLGLDPARAIRVLAVIGSSDAAADISAQLKPARHGDIGKVTAIVTSAAIDNRTIRVPVGARFGTSTARDADGLPTAWRQAQAALRLSLPSTHPKPPYEMEEAAIVRYGQMGAIAAVIERLPKAALADIPDVDALDRLAAELGGEDMIRTLEAVAATKSFRRAAVMLHLHHNSVGHRVTRAEKVLGFRISDKYGHARLMVAIILQRLRNSIDLF; encoded by the coding sequence ATGTATAACTTGTTGCTGAGGTTGTCCGCGCTCGATGCCGACGCCGCAAGCGCTCTTCGGGTTATCGGCTTCTTCGATGCATTGATCGCGCAACAGGCGGATGTCGCGACGGTGTTGCGACATACTGCAGAACTCGCCGAGGCTCCGGCAGGAATCCGGACCGCGGACGGCATTCTCAGCCAGATCGCCGAGCCCGGGGGGCTTCTGCGCGCGGGGGACCCTCCGCCCGACGCAGCCCTCCACCGCTTGGCCACAGGCGACGAACTGTGGCTCGACCGGGCGGGTGCGCCACTGCCGCTGGATGAGCTGGTCATCGAACGGTTCGGGCTGGCGGTGACTGCGGCGCTGGGGAGGAGCCGGGAGCACCAGATCGCTGAGTCGGATCCCGAGACACTGGTGCAGCAGGCCCTTCGTCCCGGTCTGCCCGACGCGGATCGGCACAGGTTGGTCCGTCGTCTCGGCCTTGACCCGGCTCGCGCCATCCGGGTGCTCGCCGTGATCGGTTCCTCCGACGCCGCTGCCGACATCTCCGCGCAGCTGAAGCCGGCACGGCATGGGGACATCGGCAAGGTGACGGCGATCGTCACCTCGGCGGCGATCGACAACCGCACGATCAGAGTGCCCGTCGGTGCGCGCTTCGGAACCTCGACCGCCCGCGACGCCGATGGCCTGCCCACGGCGTGGCGACAGGCCCAAGCCGCATTGCGGCTCAGCCTGCCCAGCACCCATCCGAAGCCCCCGTACGAGATGGAGGAAGCGGCGATCGTGCGTTACGGGCAGATGGGTGCGATCGCCGCCGTCATAGAGCGCCTGCCGAAGGCGGCTTTGGCGGACATCCCGGACGTCGATGCGCTGGATCGGCTGGCCGCGGAGCTCGGTGGCGAGGACATGATCAGGACTCTCGAGGCAGTCGCAGCGACCAAGTCGTTCCGCCGCGCCGCGGTGATGCTGCATCTGCACCACAATTCGGTGGGGCACCGCGTGACGCGGGCGGAAAAGGTGCTGGGATTTCGCATCTCGGACAAGTACGGGCACGCCCGGTTGATGGTCGCGATCATCCTGCAGCGCCTGCGCAACTCCATCGATCTGTTCTGA
- a CDS encoding flavin-containing monooxygenase yields MVTETATTTSPAADIDQGDYDVVIIGAGFGGLAMLRRVRELGLSTVAFERAPDVGGTWYWNAYPGARCDVESLQYNYSFDPELRTEYQSKWPERYSQQPQILEYARHVADRYNLRGDIRFERTVTRVSWDEDARKWTIVTDRGDRVTCTFVLTAVGCLSDSKIPGIPGVDDFQGESCHTGRFPHEGVNFSGKRVVQIGTGSSGVQIAPVLARTAAHLTILQRTPQYSVPAGNVPMTPEFVAQSLKAIEQAKAAMAERPMVRRLWESLSTKSIFDDTPEERQAYLEALWVSAGAYFPFGYRDTMTDPAANEIISEFARDKIRSIVKDPETVRKLLPTYPMGTKRQIVDTGYFEIFNESHVDLVDVHADPIERIVPEGVQLASGKVIEADIIVYATGFDAMTGPLLGLNIIGVDGQRLQDAWEAGPQTYLGLSTHGFPNLFMLTGPGSPSVLSNVIEAIEQHVDWLTDLLSHLRDKGVDRIEAELRPQTTWTQHVTDMANESLWPKADSWYLGANIPGKPRVFMPYIGGSALYQSEIDDVAAKEYEGFTQSPSRMPVAAG; encoded by the coding sequence ATGGTGACTGAGACAGCAACTACTACGAGCCCCGCAGCCGACATCGACCAAGGCGACTATGACGTCGTCATCATCGGCGCCGGGTTCGGCGGCCTGGCCATGCTCCGCCGAGTGCGTGAGCTCGGCCTGTCCACGGTGGCGTTCGAGCGCGCCCCGGACGTCGGCGGGACCTGGTACTGGAACGCCTACCCCGGTGCTCGCTGCGACGTGGAGAGCCTGCAGTACAACTACTCCTTCGATCCCGAGCTGCGAACGGAGTATCAGAGCAAGTGGCCGGAGCGGTACTCCCAGCAGCCGCAGATCCTCGAGTACGCCCGGCACGTCGCCGACCGCTACAACCTGCGTGGCGACATCCGCTTCGAACGGACAGTGACCCGGGTCTCCTGGGACGAGGACGCAAGGAAGTGGACGATCGTGACCGATCGGGGCGATCGGGTGACCTGCACCTTCGTGCTCACCGCGGTGGGCTGCCTGTCCGACTCGAAGATCCCCGGCATCCCCGGCGTCGACGACTTCCAGGGGGAGTCGTGCCACACCGGCCGTTTCCCGCACGAAGGCGTGAACTTCAGCGGAAAGCGCGTCGTGCAGATCGGCACCGGCTCCTCGGGGGTGCAGATCGCGCCGGTGCTCGCGCGGACCGCAGCGCACTTGACCATCCTGCAGCGGACGCCGCAGTACTCGGTGCCTGCCGGAAACGTCCCGATGACCCCAGAGTTCGTTGCGCAGTCGCTCAAGGCGATCGAACAGGCCAAGGCCGCGATGGCCGAACGGCCGATGGTCCGCAGGCTCTGGGAGTCGTTGTCGACCAAGAGCATCTTCGACGACACACCAGAGGAACGGCAGGCCTACCTTGAGGCGCTCTGGGTCAGCGCCGGTGCGTACTTCCCGTTCGGCTACAGGGACACGATGACCGACCCCGCGGCGAACGAGATCATCTCCGAGTTCGCGCGGGACAAGATCCGTTCGATCGTCAAGGATCCCGAGACCGTGCGGAAGCTGCTCCCGACCTATCCGATGGGGACCAAGCGTCAGATCGTCGACACCGGCTACTTCGAGATCTTCAACGAGTCGCATGTGGACCTCGTGGACGTGCACGCCGATCCGATCGAACGGATCGTCCCCGAAGGCGTCCAGCTGGCCAGCGGCAAGGTGATCGAAGCCGACATCATCGTGTACGCCACCGGTTTCGACGCCATGACCGGTCCGCTCCTCGGGCTCAACATCATCGGCGTGGACGGGCAGCGTCTCCAGGACGCCTGGGAAGCCGGTCCGCAGACCTATCTCGGCTTGTCGACGCACGGGTTTCCCAACCTGTTCATGCTGACCGGCCCCGGCAGCCCGTCGGTGCTGAGCAACGTCATCGAGGCCATCGAGCAGCACGTGGACTGGCTGACCGATCTGCTGAGCCATCTGCGCGACAAGGGGGTCGACCGGATCGAGGCTGAGCTGCGGCCGCAGACGACGTGGACGCAGCACGTGACGGACATGGCGAACGAGTCGCTGTGGCCGAAGGCCGACTCCTGGTATCTGGGCGCCAACATCCCCGGCAAACCGCGGGTGTTCATGCCCTACATCGGTGGCAGCGCCCTCTATCAGTCCGAGATCGACGACGTCGCGGCGAAGGAGTACGAAGGCTTCACGCAGTCACCGAGCCGGATGCCGGTGGCAGCGGGCTGA
- a CDS encoding bifunctional [glutamine synthetase] adenylyltransferase/[glutamine synthetase]-adenylyl-L-tyrosine phosphorylase — MTRERASSRTLLARLGFGDLTRADELLTELTELIGRDREEILAHAELAADPDAVLEALVKVARRDGDVVGYAVARRGASLWRLLGASRGFADFYLRNPAELAHLADGDTTLPSEQELRDELRDAVGAGDDGFAESGAEEACVALRVRYRRLLARIAVFDLSAPSAVDVLADVAACLADAAGAALDASLHVARTKVSSSGAGIGLFPRDQVAATELAIIGMGKTGARELNYVSDVDVIFVGGADDATIESLGESRVIDIATRLAVQTMRGISDIEREPPLWEVDPNLRPEGKQGALVRSLDSHIAYYERWAKSWEFQALLKARPIAGDVELGERYVAAVQPKVWTSAARENFVDSVQRMRERVTDHIPADDVAHQIKLGPGGIRDIEFTVQLLQLVHGLSDDTIRQRGTLPALEALVAEGYVGRAEGATFAQDYRTLRVLEHRMQLAGLRRTHLMPRDDEGRRVLARASGLADSGEAVWELWEQIKREVREIHVRLFYRPLLSAVAALPADEQTLSPQQAHDRLAAIGFRDPAGTLRHMGALTEGLSRKASIQRHLMPVMIRWFADGVDPDYGLLAFRRVSDRLGDTPWFLRILRDSSGAAERLTRVLSGSRYVGELMEWIPDSVAWLDAEEQLQPRSGVQLEEEARAIQGRHQTIRDAMKAVRVLRRRELLRLALTSLIGRITIDDLAEALTTISEVTIQATLRAVRREVVPPEDAALQFAVVAMGRFGGSELGFGSDADVLYVYDPNGIDPERAHQLSQRLVAGLREHSDDPRLPFELDADLRPEGRNGPLVRSIESYASYYERWSLSWEAQALLRARGVAGSVTLIDRFMRLADTVRYPENIAVGDLREIKRIKARVESERLPQGVDRSRHLKLGPGGLSDVEWLVQSLQLAHADRVPGLRTTSTLGALEAAREAGLVPDAAAERLATAWRLASRLRSANTLLSGQTSDVLPTDRAKLDGIGRLLDYPPRSATLVEEDWLRAARRARRVFEKLFYG, encoded by the coding sequence ATGACCCGAGAACGCGCGTCATCGCGGACGCTTCTGGCACGGCTGGGCTTCGGCGACCTGACACGCGCCGACGAGCTGCTGACCGAGCTCACGGAGCTGATCGGACGCGATCGCGAGGAGATCCTCGCGCACGCCGAGCTCGCCGCCGACCCCGACGCCGTGCTCGAGGCGCTCGTGAAGGTGGCCCGGCGCGACGGCGACGTCGTGGGATACGCGGTGGCCCGACGGGGGGCGTCCCTCTGGCGCCTGCTCGGCGCCTCGCGGGGGTTCGCCGACTTCTACCTGCGCAACCCGGCCGAGCTCGCGCACCTCGCCGACGGCGACACCACCCTGCCGAGCGAGCAGGAGCTGCGCGACGAGCTGCGCGACGCGGTCGGGGCCGGCGACGACGGCTTCGCCGAGAGCGGCGCGGAGGAGGCGTGTGTCGCCCTGCGGGTGCGATACCGTCGCCTGCTCGCGCGCATCGCCGTGTTCGACCTCTCCGCGCCGTCGGCCGTCGACGTGCTCGCGGACGTCGCGGCGTGCCTCGCGGATGCCGCGGGAGCGGCCCTCGACGCGTCGCTGCACGTCGCGCGCACGAAGGTGTCGTCGAGCGGCGCGGGCATCGGGCTCTTCCCCCGCGACCAGGTGGCGGCGACCGAGCTCGCCATCATCGGCATGGGCAAGACCGGCGCACGCGAGCTCAACTACGTCAGCGACGTCGACGTGATCTTCGTCGGCGGCGCCGACGACGCGACGATCGAGTCGCTCGGCGAGAGCAGGGTCATCGACATCGCGACACGGCTCGCCGTGCAGACGATGCGCGGCATCAGCGACATCGAGCGCGAGCCGCCGCTGTGGGAGGTCGATCCCAACCTGCGCCCCGAGGGCAAGCAGGGCGCGCTCGTGCGCAGTCTCGACTCGCACATCGCCTACTACGAGCGCTGGGCGAAGAGCTGGGAGTTCCAGGCGCTGCTCAAGGCACGGCCCATCGCGGGCGACGTCGAGCTCGGCGAGCGCTACGTCGCCGCCGTGCAGCCCAAGGTGTGGACGAGCGCGGCCCGCGAGAACTTCGTCGACAGCGTGCAGCGCATGCGCGAGCGCGTCACCGACCACATCCCGGCCGACGACGTCGCCCACCAGATCAAGCTCGGACCCGGCGGCATCCGCGACATCGAGTTCACGGTGCAGCTGCTGCAGCTCGTGCACGGGCTCTCCGACGACACGATCCGCCAGCGCGGCACGCTGCCCGCGCTCGAGGCCCTGGTCGCGGAGGGCTACGTGGGCCGTGCCGAGGGCGCGACGTTCGCGCAGGACTACCGCACGCTGCGGGTGCTCGAGCACCGCATGCAGCTCGCCGGCCTGCGTCGCACGCACCTCATGCCCCGCGACGACGAGGGGCGGCGCGTCCTCGCGCGCGCGTCGGGTCTGGCCGACTCGGGCGAGGCCGTGTGGGAGCTGTGGGAGCAGATCAAGCGCGAGGTGCGCGAGATCCACGTGCGCCTCTTCTACCGGCCGCTGCTGTCGGCCGTCGCGGCACTCCCGGCCGACGAGCAGACGCTCTCGCCGCAGCAGGCGCACGACCGTCTCGCGGCCATCGGCTTCCGCGATCCCGCGGGCACGCTGCGCCACATGGGCGCGCTGACCGAGGGGCTCAGCCGCAAGGCGTCGATCCAGCGGCACCTCATGCCGGTCATGATCCGGTGGTTCGCCGACGGCGTCGACCCCGACTACGGCCTGCTCGCGTTCCGGCGCGTGAGCGACCGGCTGGGGGACACCCCGTGGTTCCTCCGCATCCTGCGCGACTCCTCGGGCGCCGCCGAGCGGCTGACGAGGGTGCTGTCGGGATCGCGCTACGTCGGGGAGCTCATGGAGTGGATCCCCGACTCCGTCGCCTGGCTCGACGCCGAGGAGCAGCTGCAGCCGCGCAGCGGCGTGCAGCTGGAGGAGGAGGCCCGCGCGATCCAGGGACGCCACCAGACGATCCGGGACGCGATGAAGGCCGTGCGCGTGCTGCGCCGGCGCGAGCTGCTGAGACTGGCCCTGACGAGCCTGATCGGCCGGATCACGATCGACGACCTCGCCGAGGCGCTGACCACGATCAGCGAGGTCACGATCCAGGCGACCCTGCGCGCCGTGCGCCGCGAGGTCGTGCCTCCCGAGGATGCCGCGCTGCAGTTCGCCGTCGTCGCGATGGGCCGGTTCGGCGGGTCGGAGCTCGGGTTCGGCTCGGACGCCGACGTGCTCTACGTCTACGATCCGAACGGGATCGATCCCGAGCGCGCGCACCAGCTCTCCCAGCGTCTCGTCGCGGGCCTGCGCGAGCACTCCGACGATCCGCGCCTGCCGTTCGAGCTCGACGCCGATCTGCGACCGGAGGGCCGCAACGGGCCGCTCGTGCGCTCCATCGAGTCCTATGCGTCGTACTACGAGCGCTGGTCGCTGTCGTGGGAGGCGCAGGCGCTGCTGCGGGCGCGGGGCGTGGCGGGCAGCGTGACCCTGATCGACCGGTTCATGCGGCTCGCCGACACGGTGCGCTACCCGGAGAACATCGCCGTCGGCGATCTGCGCGAGATCAAGCGCATCAAGGCGCGGGTGGAGAGCGAGCGCCTGCCGCAGGGCGTGGATCGCTCGCGGCATCTCAAGCTCGGCCCGGGCGGCCTGAGCGACGTCGAATGGCTGGTGCAGTCGCTGCAGCTCGCACACGCCGACCGGGTGCCGGGCCTGCGCACGACGTCGACGCTCGGCGCGCTGGAGGCGGCCCGCGAGGCGGGGCTCGTGCCCGACGCCGCGGCCGAGCGGCTCGCGACGGCGTGGCGGCTCGCCAGCCGGCTCCGCTCGGCGAACACGCTGCTGTCGGGGCAGACGAGCGACGTGCTCCCGACCGATCGCGCGAAGCTCGACGGCATCGGCCGGCTGCTCGACTACCCGCCGCGGTCGGCGACCCTCGTCGAGGAGGACTGGCTGCGCGCCGCCCGCCGCGCCCGCCGCGTGTTCGAGAAGCTCTTCTACGGTTGA